The proteins below are encoded in one region of Chaetodon trifascialis isolate fChaTrf1 chromosome 11, fChaTrf1.hap1, whole genome shotgun sequence:
- the LOC139338334 gene encoding cadherin-7-like yields the protein MNCLWFLSMLSMFIQWEEPGCEAMTLNSVLLCQLSGRGAARGDGGGQQGQVEAGGNGGQERGAARHVHSHQRSRRSWVWNQFFILEEYTGDEPLYVGKLHSDMDKGEGQVRYILNGEGAMSIFTIDENTGDIHATKRLDREQQAYYTLRAQARDRKTNLPLEPESQFIIKVQDINDNEPKFLEGPYTASVSERSPVGTSVVTVVATDADDPTYGNSARLIYSIVQGQPYFSVEPKTGIVRTALADMDREVQDRYLLVIQAKDMIGQMGGLSGTTSVTVMLTDVNDNPPRFPRKSYQFSVPESVPVLAVLAKIKALDLDVGPNAEMDYRILDGDGLGTFRIITDPMTQEGLVTLQKTLDFEIKSSYMLRVEASNRYVDARYLSTGPFSDVTTVRLLVENVDEPPMFSLSVSQMVISEGAAVGTEVGSVLAHDPDATNSPIRYSIDRKSDAKRYFNIDSSSGVITTGRPLDRELIALHNITVLATETSDQAQVGKAVVLVSVTDINDNAPSFAIDYETFVCENSEPGQIIETLSAVDRDEPENGHHFLFSLTTEAAGNLNFTLRDNKDNTASILTRRSGFLQRDQLVHFLPVVISDGSSPSLSSTNMLSIIVCTCDDAGNRRSCSQGASPLLGVGLSTAATVIVFTCVLTLLGVIIVTVAVRHRRREPLIMDDERDIRENIVRYDDEGGGEEDTEAFDMLTLRHLNKTHQTCQDTSKKPSGLLTKTAEYRTDKNRLFQDFIREKLQEADRDLTAPPYDSLQTYAFEGSESAAESLSSLTSLDSLNSPESEQNYEFLSGWGPRFRKLAELYGHHEEGGVAS from the exons ATGAACTGTCTGTGGTTTCTGAGCATGCTTAGTATGTTCATCCAGTGGGAGGAACCAGGCTGTGAGGCGATGACCCTGAACTCTGTCCTCCTTTGTCAGTTGTCAGGACGAGGAGCAGcaagaggtgatggaggaggacagCAAGGACAAGTAGAAGCAGGAGGTAATGGAGGACAAGAACGAGGAGCAGCACGACATGTCCACTCTCaccagaggagcaggaggagctgggtgTGGAACCAGTTCTTCATCCTGGAGGAGTACACTGGAGACGAGCCACTGTATGTCGGGAAG CTCCACTCTGACATGGATAAAGGTGAAGGTCAGGTGAGGTACATCCTGAATGGTGAAGGAGCGATGTCCATTTTCACCATTGATGAGAATACAGGAGATATTCATGCCACCAAGAGGCTGGACCGGGAACAGCAGGCATACTACACCTTGAGAGCTCAGGCTCGAGACCGGAAGACCAACCTGCCGCTCGAACCCGAGTCGCAGTTCATCATCAAAGTCCAGGACATCAATGACAATGAGCCCAAGTTCCTGGAGGGACCATATACAGCCAGTGTATCTGAGAGGTCTCCCGTAG GTACGTCAGTGGTGACAGTGGTTGCGACAGACGCTGATGATCCAACTTATGGAAACTCTGCCAGATTAATTTATAGCATAGTGCAGGGTCAGCCGTACTTCTCTGTGGAGCCAAAGACAG GTATAGTGAGAACTGCTCTTGCAGACATGGACCGGGAGGTGCAGGACCGTTACCTGCTGGTCATCCAGGCTAAAGACATGATTGGCCAGATGGGTGGTCTGTCTGGAACCACATCTGTCACAGTAATGCTGACTGATGTCAATGACAACCCTCCTCGTTTCCCCCGCA AGAGCTACCAGTTCAGTGTTCCAGAGTCTGTACCGGTTTTAGCTGTTCTCGCTAAGATCAAAGCTCTGGATCTGGATGTCGGACCAAATGCTGAGATGGACTACAGGATCCTGGATGGAGATGGACTGGGGACCTTCAGGATCATCACAGATCCAATGACACAGGAAGGACTGGTCACACTTCAAAAG aCTCTGGATTTTGAGATTAAGTCAAGCTACATGTTGCGTGTCGAGGCGTCCAATCGTTACGTGGACGCTCGCTACCTGTCGACTGGTCCATTCAGCGATGTGACAACAGTGCGTCTGCTGGTGGAGAACGTGGACGAGCCTCCCATGTTCTCCTTGTCCGTCAGTCAGATGGTGATCTCTGAGGGAGCCGCAGTTGGAACTGAAGTGGGTTCAGTTTTAGCTCACGACCCTGATGCTACCAACAGCCCAATCAG GTACTCTAtagacaggaagtcagatgcGAAGCGTTACTTTAACATTGACAGCAGTTCAGGTGTGATCACGACAGGCAGACCTCTGGACAGAGAACTCATCGCTCTGCACAACATCACTGTCCTCGCTACAGAGACCT cggaTCAGGCTCAGGTGGGGAAAGCTGTGGTTCTGGTCTCTGTGACAGACATTAACGATAATGCTCCGAGCTTTGCCATCGACTATGAAACATTCGTCTGTGAGAACTCAGAACCTGGACAG aTCATTGAGACTCTGAGTGCTGTGGATCGTGATGAACCAGAGAAtggacatcacttcctgttttctctgaccactgaggctgctgggaacCTCAACTTCACCCTGAGAGACAATAAAG ACAACACAGCGTCCATCCTGACTCGGCGTAGTGGTTTCCTGCAGCGAGATCAGCTGGTTCACTTTCTGCCAGTGGTCATTTCAGACGGCAGCAGTCCATctctcagcagcacaaacatgttGTCCATTATCGTCTGCACCTGTGATGACGCCGGAAACCGCCGCTCCTGCAGTCAGGGGGCATCACCACTGCTGGGGGTTGGCCTTAGCACTGCTGCCACCGTCATAGTCTTCACCTGTGTCCTGACTCTGCTGG GTGTCATCATTGTAACGGTTGCTGTcagacacaggaggagagagccTCTAATCATGGACGATGAGCGCGACATTCGTGAGAACATTGTTCGTTATGATGAtgaaggtggaggtgaggaggacaCTGAAGCCTTTGACATGCTCACTTTGAGGCACCTGAACAAAACACACCAAACTTGCCAAGACACCAGCAAGAAGCCTTCAGGACTTCTTACCAAGACAGCTGAGTACAGGACAGATAAGAACAGGCTGTTCCAGGACTTCATCAGGGAAAAACTGCAGGAGGCAGACCGGGACCTGACAGCGCCCCCCTACGACTCTCTGCAGACCTACGCCTTTGAGGGCAGTGAGTCAGCTGCTGAGTCGCTCAGCTCGTTAACTTCGCTAGACTCACTAAACTCACCAGAGTCTGAGCAGAACTACGAATTCCTGAGTGGGTGGGGACCAAGGTTCCGAAAGCTCGCAGAACTCTATGGACACCATGAGGAAGGGGGGGTTGCCTCATAA